One window of the Synechococcus sp. CC9311 genome contains the following:
- a CDS encoding TIGR03279 family radical SAM protein, whose translation MWNEPSAGVAVAALDPERASRQPAPAVVASVEPGSIGEDLGFEPGDQLLSINGVRPRDLIDYRYLIVEEELHLEICDAAGQLHQVDLEKDEDDGLGLVFTEALFDGLRQCSNACAFCFIDQQPPGHRSSLYLKDDDYRLSFLYGSYLTLTNLSDSDWQRIEQQRLSPLFVSVHATDPELRSNLLQNPRAGQLMQQLTWFAERDLQIHAQVVVCPDQNDGAALLRTIQDLAQFAGGEWPAVLSVAVVPVGLTRFRPSSDGLRAVNPVDARKVIAAVEPLQREFQAKFGSSFVWLSDEWYLIAGLSLPSRASYEDFPQQENGVGSIRAFLASLDEATTNLPQSVEKPVKSSWVVGRLVETALEPVIKRLNAVEGVQLTLHGLPSPYWGQNEVVTGLLTGQDLLDGLIDQDLGDQLLLPSVMLRQGDPVFLDDMTLNQIRQILPVPIRIVHGAAEIVASALGSLEKST comes from the coding sequence GTGTGGAATGAACCTTCTGCAGGTGTGGCTGTTGCGGCTCTTGATCCAGAGCGAGCCTCCCGCCAGCCTGCACCCGCCGTTGTGGCATCGGTGGAGCCGGGATCGATCGGAGAGGACCTTGGCTTTGAGCCTGGGGATCAGTTGTTGAGCATTAATGGTGTTCGCCCCCGAGATCTGATCGATTACCGCTATTTGATCGTTGAGGAAGAGTTGCATTTAGAGATTTGCGATGCAGCAGGGCAGCTTCACCAGGTGGACCTGGAAAAGGATGAGGACGACGGCCTTGGGCTGGTGTTTACAGAGGCCTTGTTCGATGGATTGCGTCAATGCAGCAATGCTTGTGCCTTCTGCTTCATCGATCAGCAACCACCTGGCCACCGCAGCAGTCTCTATCTCAAGGACGATGACTATCGCTTGAGCTTTCTCTATGGCTCTTATTTAACCCTTACAAATCTGAGCGACTCCGATTGGCAGAGGATTGAACAACAGCGTCTGTCGCCCTTATTCGTTTCTGTCCATGCAACTGACCCCGAGCTGCGCTCGAACCTTTTGCAGAATCCACGCGCCGGTCAGCTCATGCAGCAACTGACCTGGTTCGCTGAACGCGATCTGCAGATCCACGCGCAGGTTGTGGTGTGCCCTGATCAAAACGATGGAGCGGCTTTGCTGCGCACCATTCAGGATTTGGCTCAATTTGCTGGCGGTGAGTGGCCGGCAGTGCTCTCAGTTGCAGTTGTTCCTGTTGGCCTGACCCGGTTCAGGCCTTCCTCCGATGGCTTACGTGCGGTTAACCCAGTAGATGCCAGAAAGGTGATTGCCGCGGTGGAACCTCTTCAGAGGGAGTTTCAGGCCAAATTTGGTAGCAGCTTTGTCTGGCTTTCAGACGAGTGGTATTTGATTGCTGGTTTGTCTTTGCCCTCGCGTGCGAGCTACGAAGATTTTCCTCAGCAGGAAAATGGCGTTGGAAGTATTCGAGCGTTTCTTGCTTCTTTGGATGAGGCAACCACCAACCTCCCCCAGTCTGTTGAGAAACCCGTGAAAAGCAGTTGGGTGGTTGGACGTTTAGTTGAAACCGCTCTTGAACCTGTGATCAAGAGGCTTAACGCGGTGGAGGGAGTTCAGCTGACGTTGCATGGGCTCCCAAGTCCTTACTGGGGGCAAAATGAAGTCGTCACGGGCTTGCTGACCGGACAAGACCTTCTTGATGGCTTGATTGATCAAGACCTGGGTGATCAGCTTTTGCTCCCTTCCGTCATGCTCCGCCAAGGCGATCCGGTGTTTTTGGACGACATGACGTTGAATCAAATTCGGCAAATTTTGCCGGTTCCGATCCGAATCGTGCATGGAGCAGCTGAAATCGTGGCCTCAGCACTCGGTTCTCTCGAAAAAAGCACTTAA
- a CDS encoding undecaprenyl-diphosphate phosphatase, with the protein MTPDPGLLEACWRDFVLGVVQGLTEFLPISSTAHLKVVPVLAGWGDPGLSVTAVIQLGSIVAVIAYFRADLAGVLKGISGAFRRGQWREPEARLGIAMLIGTLPILIAGLCIKLYWPGYATSSLRSVPAIAVVSIVMALLLGFAELLGPRLKQLNQVDGRDGLVVGLAQVFSLIPGVSRSGSTLTASLFDGWKRADAARFSFLLGIPAITIAGLVELKDAFSGSSAGGVLPVFVGICSAAVVSWLAIDWLIKYLESHSTRIFVVYRLLFGVLLLVWWSGSASN; encoded by the coding sequence TTGACGCCAGATCCTGGACTGCTGGAAGCTTGCTGGCGTGACTTTGTGCTCGGTGTCGTGCAGGGGCTAACGGAATTTTTGCCGATCAGCAGCACGGCCCACCTCAAGGTTGTTCCCGTACTTGCCGGATGGGGTGACCCTGGCCTCTCGGTGACCGCCGTGATTCAACTAGGCAGCATCGTTGCTGTTATTGCTTATTTCCGTGCCGATTTGGCGGGAGTGCTCAAAGGCATCAGTGGAGCGTTCCGCCGCGGTCAATGGCGTGAACCTGAGGCGCGGCTTGGGATTGCGATGTTGATCGGCACCCTGCCCATTTTGATTGCCGGTTTGTGCATCAAGTTGTATTGGCCTGGTTACGCAACCTCCTCACTTCGAAGTGTTCCGGCCATTGCTGTGGTCTCGATTGTGATGGCGCTTCTGTTGGGTTTCGCTGAATTGCTCGGGCCCCGACTGAAGCAGCTCAATCAGGTGGACGGACGCGACGGACTTGTTGTTGGTCTGGCTCAAGTTTTTTCATTGATCCCGGGCGTTTCTCGTTCCGGAAGCACCCTCACGGCATCACTCTTTGATGGCTGGAAGCGGGCTGATGCGGCTCGCTTCTCGTTTTTGTTAGGGATTCCTGCCATCACGATCGCAGGATTGGTGGAATTGAAGGACGCATTCTCAGGCTCTAGCGCGGGAGGGGTGTTGCCTGTTTTTGTGGGCATCTGTTCTGCCGCAGTGGTGTCCTGGCTAGCGATCGACTGGCTTATTAAGTATCTCGAGAGCCACAGCACCAGGATTTTTGTGGTGTATAGGTTGCTCTTTGGTGTGCTTCTTCTGGTCTGGTGGTCTGGTTCGGCATCAAACTGA
- a CDS encoding DUF3120 domain-containing protein: MTSQVPTFSFSRSLCIWASALVVLPVFLQAPWVRFHPFSSCLFTAVLLTTGILAAQVGNTSWKEFGTLLVGFSGSWLAGTLFWGWLRMHPVLHIPVEAIALPLAVGGLNSRWKLSCSFYLASLLGTAITDITMALTRVMSFWPEVVKASSREAPQLLNEAATLVLQPVSLLILLSSAGLIVWLAKQFWTQSARPSEHQKAWSVAAAVLSTTLLIDALFLVLSLSVPSLSGLI; this comes from the coding sequence GTGACGTCCCAGGTTCCAACGTTTTCGTTTTCTCGCTCGCTGTGCATATGGGCTTCAGCATTGGTTGTTCTGCCAGTCTTTCTTCAGGCGCCCTGGGTGCGCTTTCACCCATTTAGTTCTTGTTTATTCACCGCAGTTCTCCTGACAACAGGAATCTTGGCGGCACAGGTTGGCAATACGTCTTGGAAGGAATTCGGAACCCTGCTGGTGGGATTCAGTGGGAGTTGGCTCGCTGGCACCCTTTTTTGGGGATGGCTGCGCATGCATCCGGTCTTGCACATACCTGTGGAGGCCATTGCCTTACCTCTAGCCGTTGGAGGGCTTAACAGTCGCTGGAAGCTGAGCTGTTCCTTTTACCTAGCTTCACTCCTAGGCACAGCTATCACTGACATCACAATGGCTCTGACCAGGGTGATGTCATTTTGGCCAGAGGTTGTCAAAGCCTCATCAAGAGAAGCTCCCCAGCTGCTTAATGAAGCTGCAACATTGGTTTTGCAACCTGTTTCGCTCTTGATCCTCCTTTCATCAGCAGGGTTGATCGTCTGGTTAGCGAAGCAGTTTTGGACTCAATCAGCTCGACCTTCAGAGCACCAAAAGGCTTGGAGTGTTGCAGCTGCTGTCCTCTCCACCACTCTTTTAATCGATGCATTGTTTCTGGTGCTGTCGCTTTCAGTTCCAAGCCTGAGCGGTCTGATCTGA
- the psbU gene encoding photosystem II complex extrinsic protein PsbU: protein MKRLLSWLTGLVVIAGLLIGLLVPPSVSAAEIRNVADDKLAERGDKVDLNNSSVRRFQQFPGMYPTFAGKIVLGGPYENVDDVLKLDLSERQKELFEKYRDNFVVTAPSIALNEGFDRINDGQFR from the coding sequence ATGAAGCGCCTGTTGTCCTGGCTGACGGGCTTGGTTGTGATCGCTGGCCTATTGATAGGCCTTCTCGTTCCCCCCAGTGTTTCTGCCGCTGAGATCAGAAATGTCGCAGACGACAAACTCGCCGAACGCGGCGACAAGGTTGATTTAAATAATTCCTCTGTGCGGCGCTTTCAGCAATTCCCCGGGATGTACCCCACCTTCGCGGGAAAGATTGTTTTGGGAGGTCCCTACGAGAACGTCGATGACGTGCTGAAACTCGACCTTTCAGAACGTCAGAAAGAATTGTTCGAGAAATATCGCGACAATTTCGTGGTCACCGCTCCATCGATTGCTCTCAACGAGGGCTTCGATCGCATTAACGACGGTCAGTTTCGTTGA
- the nadB gene encoding L-aspartate oxidase: protein MSSHATSTDPIAPGPWDVIVIGAGAAGLMTCLELPKGLRVLLLNRNTSRRSSSRWAQGGIAAVTRSNDDAGSHGEDTVRAGAGLCDGDAVRLLVDEAPQSVLRLQELGMEFDRNPDGSLATTLEAAHSHRRVLHVQDRTGKALVDVLRERVDARPGLQHRRGVRVTQLWVQNNRCCGVQVLEGPRLHWIPARAVVLATGGGGHLYTNTTNPAQACGEGVALAWQAGAAIEDLEFIQFHPTALKLEHAPCFLISEAVRGEGALLVDGLGQSPVHELEGKDLAPRDQVSRALVRRMQAQGVAHMGLDLTPINTETLLRRFPTILERCHSFGINPQNQPIPVAPAAHYWMGGVATNLQAATSLPGLYAVGEVACTGLHGANRLASNSLMECLVFARQLRDIDLGNPLSKTTEEERRSEATSDNDQGRGALSKQELTQSIHWLRSECWRVAGVDRSAHGMQDVLQTLQKATPILEAMTPLKLMQQQHPGQLTLLNENRRAELNLMLDLLHRQQSSSLLLEACLFRKESRGGHFRNDTPAPMPQWCCHSRQVKGQATGTRAVST from the coding sequence ATGAGCAGCCACGCAACCTCTACCGATCCGATTGCGCCTGGACCCTGGGATGTGATCGTGATTGGCGCCGGTGCAGCCGGGCTGATGACTTGTTTGGAGCTTCCAAAGGGTCTGCGTGTCCTGCTCCTCAATCGAAACACGAGTAGGCGATCGTCTAGTCGCTGGGCTCAAGGAGGCATTGCAGCTGTCACCCGTTCCAACGACGACGCTGGAAGCCACGGAGAAGACACAGTACGAGCAGGAGCTGGGCTGTGTGATGGAGATGCCGTGCGCCTTCTTGTTGATGAAGCCCCGCAAAGCGTGCTCAGACTGCAAGAGCTAGGCATGGAGTTTGATCGCAACCCGGATGGGTCACTGGCGACCACCCTCGAGGCGGCACATAGTCATCGAAGGGTTCTCCATGTACAGGACCGCACAGGCAAAGCCTTGGTGGATGTCTTGAGAGAACGTGTGGATGCTCGTCCTGGTTTGCAGCATCGCCGAGGCGTTCGGGTGACCCAGCTCTGGGTGCAAAACAATCGCTGCTGTGGCGTCCAGGTCCTCGAAGGCCCAAGACTTCACTGGATTCCTGCCCGTGCCGTGGTGTTGGCCACCGGAGGTGGAGGCCATCTCTACACCAACACCACCAACCCAGCACAAGCCTGCGGCGAAGGTGTTGCACTGGCCTGGCAAGCAGGAGCCGCAATCGAAGATCTGGAATTCATTCAGTTCCATCCCACAGCCCTCAAGCTTGAACATGCACCTTGCTTCTTAATCTCTGAAGCCGTCCGCGGCGAGGGGGCTCTACTTGTCGACGGCTTGGGACAAAGCCCTGTCCATGAACTGGAAGGGAAAGACTTAGCCCCAAGAGATCAGGTCAGTCGTGCTCTGGTGCGTCGCATGCAGGCCCAAGGGGTCGCTCACATGGGACTAGACCTCACCCCCATCAACACTGAGACCTTGCTACGGCGGTTCCCAACGATCCTTGAGCGCTGCCACAGCTTTGGAATCAACCCACAGAACCAGCCGATTCCCGTGGCTCCAGCAGCCCATTACTGGATGGGAGGTGTCGCCACCAACTTGCAAGCTGCCACAAGCCTTCCTGGTCTTTACGCCGTTGGAGAAGTGGCCTGCACCGGTCTGCATGGAGCCAATCGGCTTGCCAGCAACTCATTAATGGAATGCCTTGTATTCGCTCGGCAACTTCGTGACATCGACCTTGGCAATCCACTCTCTAAAACAACGGAAGAAGAACGACGATCAGAAGCAACATCAGACAACGATCAAGGTCGTGGAGCGCTCAGCAAACAAGAACTAACCCAATCCATCCATTGGCTGAGATCGGAATGCTGGCGAGTTGCAGGCGTAGATCGATCAGCCCACGGCATGCAAGACGTATTGCAAACACTGCAGAAAGCCACACCAATCCTCGAAGCGATGACGCCTCTCAAGCTCATGCAGCAGCAACATCCTGGGCAGCTCACCCTACTTAATGAGAACAGGCGAGCGGAGCTGAACCTGATGCTGGATCTCCTGCATCGCCAGCAATCAAGCTCTTTGCTGTTGGAAGCTTGTTTGTTCCGGAAAGAAAGCAGGGGCGGACATTTCCGTAATGACACCCCAGCTCCCATGCCTCAATGGTGCTGTCATAGCCGCCAAGTCAAAGGCCAAGCCACCGGAACGAGAGCCGTGAGTACTTAA
- a CDS encoding vitamin K epoxide reductase family protein: protein MATQRLTSRRRQDQGSKWVRIVMAVLATVGVIDTGSITLKFWGVLGDLTCPMGAGGCDKVLNSPWGTLFQGDGFSIPLSFSGLIAYLAVLVMAVVPLLPGLSENKADLSRRTWWGLFTVSLVMAVFSLVLVGLMVIKIQAFCFFCVLSAVLSLTLLVLSLAGGGWDDPSQLLFRGFLLALAVLLGGLIWASVLDPARPDAVATGPGAPPPVLTESNPAKISLAEHLTASGAVMYSAYWCPHCHEQKEMFGQEAAKTLKVVECAPTGQNNEAKLCQSKGIEGFPTWEINGELDSGVKKLPELARLSGYQGSKDF, encoded by the coding sequence ATGGCAACTCAGCGTCTCACCAGCCGACGCCGGCAGGACCAAGGCTCGAAATGGGTTCGGATTGTCATGGCCGTTTTGGCCACGGTCGGCGTCATCGATACGGGCTCGATCACTCTCAAATTTTGGGGAGTGCTTGGGGATCTCACCTGTCCGATGGGTGCGGGTGGTTGTGACAAGGTCCTGAATAGTCCTTGGGGCACGTTGTTTCAAGGGGATGGCTTCAGCATTCCCCTCTCCTTTTCAGGCTTGATTGCCTATCTAGCCGTTCTGGTCATGGCGGTTGTGCCCTTGCTCCCAGGTTTGTCAGAGAACAAAGCTGATTTGTCCCGTCGCACCTGGTGGGGCTTGTTCACGGTCTCACTTGTCATGGCTGTGTTCAGCCTGGTGCTCGTGGGTCTGATGGTGATCAAGATCCAGGCCTTCTGCTTTTTCTGCGTTCTCTCGGCGGTTCTCTCCCTCACCTTGTTGGTGTTGTCATTGGCCGGAGGAGGGTGGGACGACCCCTCTCAACTTCTGTTTCGGGGTTTCCTTCTCGCGCTGGCCGTGTTGCTTGGTGGCCTGATTTGGGCTTCAGTTCTCGATCCTGCACGTCCGGATGCTGTAGCTACAGGCCCAGGAGCACCTCCGCCGGTGCTCACTGAAAGCAACCCAGCAAAAATCTCTCTTGCCGAACACCTCACGGCTTCTGGAGCGGTGATGTATAGCGCCTATTGGTGCCCTCATTGCCATGAACAGAAGGAGATGTTCGGTCAGGAAGCTGCCAAAACCCTCAAGGTTGTTGAGTGCGCCCCAACAGGTCAAAACAATGAAGCCAAGCTGTGTCAAAGCAAGGGGATTGAAGGATTCCCCACGTGGGAGATCAACGGCGAGCTCGATTCTGGCGTGAAAAAACTTCCTGAGCTTGCCCGTCTTTCTGGATATCAGGGTTCCAAGGACTTCTGA
- the rimO gene encoding 30S ribosomal protein S12 methylthiotransferase RimO, which produces MAVDAKTGNSLSERPTVAFAHLGCEKNRVDTEHMLGLLAEAGYGVSSDENDANLVVVNTCSFIQDAREESVRTLVGLAEQGKELIIAGCLAQHFQDELLESIPEAKAIVGTGDYQHIVEVLQQVEAGERVNRVSQTPTFVADENLPRYRTTGEAVAYLKVAEGCDYRCAFCIIPHLRGNQRSRTIESIVAEAHQLAEQGVQELILISQITTNYGLDLYGKPRLADLLKALGDVEIPWIRVHYAYPTGLTPAVLAAYRDVPNVLPYLDLPLQHSHPEVLRAMNRPWQADVNERLLDQIREQLPNAILRTTLIVGFPGETEDQFEHLAGFLERQRFDHVGIFTFSPEDGTAAATLPDSVPDEIAIARKDKLMTLQQPISAARNASWIGKTVDVLVEQHNPSTGEMIGRCSRFAPEVDGEVLVQPGDNGLQVNPGTMVPVQITGADIYDLSGHVVSAAHMVAAARAAT; this is translated from the coding sequence ATGGCCGTGGACGCCAAAACAGGCAACAGCCTCTCGGAACGGCCAACAGTGGCCTTCGCCCATCTGGGCTGCGAAAAAAATCGCGTGGATACAGAGCACATGCTCGGACTTCTCGCGGAAGCCGGCTATGGGGTGAGCAGCGATGAAAACGATGCCAACCTTGTGGTGGTGAACACCTGCAGCTTCATTCAAGACGCCCGCGAAGAATCAGTAAGAACCCTCGTGGGACTTGCAGAGCAAGGCAAGGAGCTGATCATTGCTGGATGCCTGGCCCAGCATTTTCAGGACGAGCTTCTGGAGTCGATACCAGAGGCAAAAGCGATCGTGGGCACCGGCGACTATCAACACATCGTGGAGGTGCTGCAGCAGGTAGAAGCGGGCGAACGAGTGAATCGTGTGAGTCAAACGCCAACCTTTGTGGCCGACGAAAACCTGCCCCGCTACCGCACCACAGGTGAAGCCGTTGCCTATTTAAAAGTTGCTGAAGGCTGCGACTACCGCTGCGCGTTTTGCATCATTCCCCATCTCCGCGGAAATCAACGCTCAAGAACGATCGAATCGATCGTGGCTGAAGCCCATCAGTTGGCAGAACAAGGGGTTCAGGAATTGATCCTGATCAGCCAGATCACCACCAATTACGGCCTAGACCTCTATGGCAAGCCCCGTCTCGCCGATCTCCTTAAGGCACTCGGCGACGTGGAAATCCCCTGGATTCGCGTGCACTACGCCTACCCCACGGGACTTACCCCTGCCGTTCTTGCGGCCTACCGAGATGTTCCCAATGTGCTGCCCTATCTCGATTTACCGCTTCAGCACAGCCATCCTGAGGTTTTGCGAGCCATGAATCGGCCATGGCAAGCGGATGTCAATGAGCGATTGCTCGATCAGATTCGTGAACAACTACCGAATGCGATCCTTCGCACCACATTGATTGTGGGATTCCCCGGCGAAACAGAGGATCAATTCGAACATCTGGCCGGTTTCTTAGAACGTCAACGCTTTGATCACGTTGGGATTTTCACCTTCTCACCAGAAGATGGCACGGCTGCAGCAACTCTCCCTGATTCAGTGCCAGACGAGATTGCCATCGCGCGCAAGGACAAGTTGATGACTTTGCAACAGCCCATTTCCGCGGCTCGCAATGCCTCCTGGATTGGCAAAACCGTGGATGTCTTAGTTGAGCAACACAATCCCTCCACCGGAGAAATGATTGGCCGATGCTCCCGATTCGCGCCAGAAGTGGACGGAGAAGTGCTGGTGCAACCCGGGGACAACGGACTGCAAGTGAATCCGGGAACCATGGTGCCCGTTCAGATCACAGGAGCAGACATCTACGACCTCTCCGGGCATGTGGTCAGTGCTGCTCACATGGTCGCCGCCGCTCGCGCTGCGACGTGA
- a CDS encoding MFS transporter: MNRSPSWHERQRTIFLIASGVSTAGSFAGLTAKGWILMSGTDNAMLLALHFAALSLPTLVVSGPAGVRTDRIGCEQVLIQAQWALLGAGLLAALSIPLLDGTAQVAVLLASTLLMGIAGAYELTARNKYCALLVDDPRTLAPYLASFSVVFNVGKLVGPPLGGWLVALTGPATALSLDALTYLLPIASVIWLLKPNKSIEQLSSTRDSATLNSAWKECGPVLRHVLKFTALICMVGFFHPGLAPLIAADTLGPTPQDLGLFTSVLAAGSITGGIVLQRNSHKFSSRPGLTLGCFALITAVAQLGMASSRFIPIVLLMVWLIGAGTAGLLSSANLITQVGSKQVLRGRMAGLSQIAFLGGGGLSGLIAAQLTITFGLQATFAIAGGIGLILSLGEIWRRGGMPMNEVKSA; this comes from the coding sequence GTGAACAGAAGCCCCAGCTGGCATGAACGTCAACGCACAATTTTTCTTATTGCCTCGGGGGTAAGCACCGCTGGTTCTTTCGCAGGTCTCACCGCCAAAGGCTGGATCTTGATGAGCGGCACCGACAACGCCATGTTGCTCGCCCTGCATTTTGCTGCGCTCTCTCTCCCGACCCTGGTCGTGAGTGGCCCTGCTGGTGTTCGGACCGATCGAATTGGCTGCGAGCAGGTACTGATTCAGGCGCAGTGGGCACTCCTTGGGGCAGGGCTCCTTGCAGCCCTATCGATTCCTCTTTTGGACGGCACAGCCCAGGTTGCAGTGCTGCTCGCCAGCACTCTGCTGATGGGGATTGCCGGTGCCTACGAACTCACTGCCCGTAATAAATACTGCGCGCTGCTTGTGGACGATCCACGAACATTGGCGCCCTATCTCGCCAGTTTTTCAGTTGTATTCAATGTTGGGAAATTAGTCGGTCCTCCCCTGGGGGGATGGCTTGTGGCATTAACAGGACCCGCTACGGCCCTGAGCCTTGATGCCCTCACCTATCTTTTGCCAATTGCCAGCGTGATCTGGCTGCTGAAGCCAAACAAATCCATTGAACAACTAAGCAGCACGAGAGATTCCGCCACTCTCAACTCAGCTTGGAAAGAATGCGGACCCGTTTTGCGGCATGTGCTGAAGTTCACAGCCTTGATTTGCATGGTTGGGTTCTTCCACCCAGGTCTGGCACCCCTGATTGCCGCCGACACACTCGGGCCAACCCCTCAAGACCTTGGTCTGTTCACAAGTGTGCTGGCTGCTGGAAGCATCACCGGTGGGATCGTTTTGCAACGCAATAGCCACAAATTCAGCAGCCGTCCTGGCCTCACGCTGGGTTGTTTCGCCTTGATTACAGCCGTCGCTCAACTTGGGATGGCTAGCAGCCGATTTATTCCCATCGTGCTGCTGATGGTTTGGCTCATCGGCGCGGGAACAGCTGGCCTTCTCAGTAGCGCCAATCTGATCACGCAGGTTGGCTCGAAGCAGGTGCTGAGAGGCCGAATGGCCGGGTTGAGCCAAATCGCTTTTTTGGGTGGTGGAGGCTTAAGTGGTCTGATCGCAGCTCAGCTCACGATCACCTTTGGACTCCAAGCAACATTTGCGATTGCAGGAGGGATCGGCCTGATTCTCTCCCTAGGGGAGATCTGGCGTCGCGGTGGAATGCCGATGAACGAGGTCAAATCAGCTTGA
- a CDS encoding B12-binding domain-containing radical SAM protein has protein sequence MRTLFIYPVFPKTFWSYEKILELVNRKVLLPPLGLVTVAALLPQEWEMKLVDRNVRDVTDAEWNWAELVVISGMIVQKDDMKQQINEARRRGIPVAVGGPYASSTPDAPEIADADFKILDEGEITLPLFIEAIQRGDSSGRFSAEGEKPDVTSTPIPRFDLLQLEAYDSMSVQFSRGCPFNCEFCDIIVLYGRKPRTKTPEQLIAELQSLYDLGWRRSIFLVDDNFIGNKRNAKLLLPEIKAWQEHRGYPFSFATEASVDLADDDEMMRMMHEARFESVFLGIETPDEASLEVARKVQNTRNPLDAAVDRITANGIRVMAGFIIGFDGEKDGAGLRIVDFVTRTGIPAAMMGMLQALPQTALWHRLEKEGRLIQDESAAKGVNQTNLLNFKPTRPIRDIANEYVEAFCTLYEPNAYMDRVYSYYLKMGAPRWKGTSKLPTWTDIKALSIVIWRQGIKRDTRGRFWRYLFGMARQNPAMLEQFIVVLAHNEHFMEYRAIVQKEIREQLESLPPEEPSNSRELQPV, from the coding sequence ATGCGCACTCTTTTCATCTACCCCGTATTCCCCAAGACATTCTGGAGTTACGAAAAAATTCTGGAACTAGTCAACCGAAAGGTACTGCTGCCGCCCTTAGGCCTGGTTACGGTTGCAGCCTTACTTCCCCAGGAATGGGAGATGAAGTTGGTGGATCGCAACGTGCGCGATGTGACCGATGCCGAATGGAATTGGGCAGAGCTGGTGGTGATCTCAGGAATGATCGTCCAGAAGGACGACATGAAACAGCAGATCAATGAAGCAAGGCGCCGCGGCATTCCTGTGGCTGTGGGAGGCCCCTACGCCAGTTCCACCCCTGATGCGCCGGAAATTGCGGACGCCGACTTCAAGATCTTGGATGAGGGAGAAATCACCCTACCTCTGTTTATCGAAGCCATCCAAAGGGGTGATAGCAGCGGTCGATTTAGCGCAGAAGGAGAAAAACCAGATGTGACCTCCACTCCAATCCCTCGCTTTGACCTGCTGCAGCTCGAAGCTTATGACTCAATGAGCGTGCAGTTCTCTCGAGGATGTCCATTTAATTGCGAATTTTGCGACATCATCGTTCTCTACGGCCGCAAACCACGCACAAAAACACCTGAGCAGTTGATTGCTGAATTGCAATCTCTTTATGACCTCGGATGGAGACGTTCGATCTTTCTGGTGGATGACAATTTCATCGGCAATAAGCGCAACGCGAAGCTTTTGCTTCCGGAAATCAAAGCCTGGCAAGAACATCGAGGCTACCCATTTAGTTTTGCCACTGAGGCCTCAGTTGACCTAGCCGATGACGATGAAATGATGCGAATGATGCACGAAGCTCGTTTTGAAAGCGTGTTTCTGGGTATCGAAACTCCAGACGAAGCCAGTTTGGAAGTTGCGAGAAAAGTTCAAAACACTCGCAATCCCCTTGACGCCGCTGTTGACAGGATTACGGCCAATGGCATTCGGGTTATGGCCGGATTCATCATTGGCTTTGATGGAGAAAAGGATGGTGCCGGTCTCCGGATCGTTGATTTCGTGACCCGTACAGGCATCCCTGCAGCAATGATGGGAATGCTTCAAGCTCTTCCCCAGACAGCCCTATGGCATCGCCTTGAGAAAGAAGGTCGCCTGATTCAAGACGAATCGGCCGCCAAAGGAGTGAATCAAACTAATTTGCTTAATTTCAAACCAACCCGGCCCATTCGTGACATCGCCAACGAATATGTTGAAGCATTTTGCACACTCTATGAACCCAATGCCTATATGGATCGGGTTTATTCCTATTACTTAAAAATGGGAGCTCCACGCTGGAAAGGCACCAGCAAATTACCAACTTGGACTGATATCAAAGCACTTTCAATCGTAATCTGGCGCCAAGGCATCAAACGCGACACGCGCGGACGCTTCTGGCGCTATCTCTTTGGAATGGCACGCCAGAATCCAGCCATGCTTGAACAGTTCATCGTTGTGCTTGCACACAATGAACACTTCATGGAGTACAGAGCAATTGTGCAAAAGGAAATCCGCGAGCAGCTGGAATCACTGCCACCGGAGGAACCCAGCAATTCACGCGAGCTTCAGCCTGTTTAG
- a CDS encoding DUF4346 domain-containing protein encodes MNQINTVIDPNACVQLDDQLSQRFIALDPLGYFLIRVDAAAAELVVEHYGNTIDERGLARDPDSGKVIACRQGGPRKPSAVLRGRTAKEVGIALSEGEENYFLSRLDHALYLGRELQKAEQCLKDGSPYVQD; translated from the coding sequence TTGAACCAGATCAACACCGTCATTGACCCAAACGCGTGTGTTCAGCTTGATGATCAGTTGTCGCAGCGATTTATAGCTCTGGATCCGCTGGGTTATTTCTTGATTCGAGTGGACGCTGCTGCGGCTGAGTTGGTCGTTGAGCACTACGGCAACACGATTGATGAACGAGGCCTGGCTCGAGATCCCGATTCCGGGAAAGTGATTGCTTGCCGCCAAGGTGGCCCTAGAAAACCATCTGCCGTGTTGCGTGGGCGCACAGCAAAAGAAGTGGGCATTGCCTTAAGCGAAGGAGAGGAGAACTATTTCCTTAGCCGTTTGGATCATGCGTTGTATTTAGGCCGGGAGCTTCAAAAGGCTGAACAGTGCTTGAAGGACGGAAGCCCTTACGTTCAGGATTAA